One Peribacillus simplex NBRC 15720 = DSM 1321 genomic region harbors:
- a CDS encoding sulfate ABC transporter substrate-binding protein: protein MKKLMILTSLILAFGVLAGCNSEKTEGDGSSKSVELLNVSYDPTRELYQEFNEAFVKHWKEESGQDVTIQQSHGGSGKQGRAVIDGLEADVVTLALAYDIDAIYEASNLLAKDWQKRLPENSTPYTSTIVFLVKKDNPKGIKDWDDLIKKDVSIITPNPKTSGGARWNYLAAWAYAEKNFDNDETKVKDFMKKLYQNVEVLDSGARGATTTFVERGIGDVLIAWENEAYLTLEEFGADKYEIVNPSISILAEPPVAVVDEVVEKKGTKEVAEAYLEYLYTDAGQEIAAKNFYRPRDEKILAEYEEQFANIDMVTVDDTFGGWKKAQETHFNDGGTFDEIYQPQ, encoded by the coding sequence TGCAGGATGCAACTCGGAAAAAACGGAAGGGGATGGGTCATCAAAGTCAGTCGAGCTACTGAATGTGTCGTATGATCCGACACGAGAATTGTACCAGGAATTCAATGAAGCGTTCGTGAAGCACTGGAAAGAAGAATCCGGTCAGGATGTAACGATTCAACAATCCCATGGCGGATCTGGTAAACAGGGCAGGGCAGTCATTGATGGATTGGAGGCGGATGTCGTTACATTGGCATTGGCTTATGATATTGATGCCATATATGAAGCTAGTAACCTGTTAGCGAAGGATTGGCAGAAACGGTTACCGGAAAACTCTACACCATACACATCAACCATTGTGTTTTTGGTGAAAAAAGATAACCCTAAAGGCATTAAAGATTGGGATGATCTTATTAAAAAGGATGTATCCATCATTACACCAAATCCAAAGACAAGCGGAGGGGCAAGGTGGAATTACCTGGCTGCCTGGGCTTATGCGGAGAAGAATTTCGATAATGATGAAACAAAGGTGAAGGATTTCATGAAAAAACTTTATCAGAATGTTGAAGTCCTGGATTCAGGGGCACGCGGTGCAACCACCACTTTTGTAGAAAGGGGAATTGGTGACGTACTTATCGCTTGGGAGAATGAAGCCTATTTAACTCTGGAAGAATTTGGTGCTGACAAATATGAAATCGTCAATCCTTCAATCAGTATATTAGCAGAGCCACCGGTAGCTGTTGTCGATGAAGTGGTCGAGAAAAAAGGAACAAAGGAAGTGGCTGAAGCCTACCTGGAATACCTATATACGGATGCCGGCCAGGAAATTGCCGCGAAAAACTTCTATCGTCCAAGGGATGAAAAGATTCTCGCTGAATATGAAGAGCAATTTGCCAATATCGATATGGTGACGGTTGATGATACGTTTGGCGGGTGGAAAAAAGCCCAAGAAACGCATTTTAATGATGGTGGTACATTTGACGAAATTTATCAACCGCAATAA
- a CDS encoding YxcD family protein encodes MERLKISEQDIINAVCVYIGRKKQVQPNEVEVELMYDDDYGFSAEAFVDGRKQVLITINLIEALRLWLDEYMSKDPYSGIELVLDDEEGIVALVSESNR; translated from the coding sequence ATGGAGAGGCTAAAGATTTCCGAACAAGATATCATCAACGCGGTTTGTGTTTATATTGGCCGTAAAAAGCAGGTACAACCCAATGAGGTAGAAGTGGAGTTAATGTATGATGATGATTATGGCTTTTCGGCGGAAGCGTTTGTCGATGGCCGGAAACAAGTGTTAATTACCATCAATTTGATAGAAGCGCTTCGCTTATGGCTGGATGAATATATGAGTAAAGATCCATACTCGGGTATTGAACTTGTTTTGGATGATGAAGAAGGCATAGTGGCTTTAGTAAGTGAAAGTAATAGATAA
- a CDS encoding aldose 1-epimerase, with amino-acid sequence MTGYIEDITFLNEKAIKFGNEKVEAILAPSLGSNLLSFRYKHKDMEVLRTPDSLEEYNKAPILYGMPILFPPNRIEDGQFTYKGTAYKFPINEMEKTNHIHGFLHDKQWQVCKKEVNGKEIVINTEFSSSDFDLKGSFPQDITVKMSLSLRAETLDIKLEITNKGDKPFPWGAGYHTVFNFPFGPVSKLEDCRISLPVNKQWELNERSLPTGAIHETANTLEIQNGFSLDGRLFDDLFGYDEERALENECILTDQEAGIEVIYHGDQHFKFWVLFNQEGFVCPEPYTWVTNAPNLDLSAKLTGLRELSSGETVQLRTRLAINEI; translated from the coding sequence GTGACAGGTTATATAGAAGATATCACTTTTTTAAATGAAAAGGCCATAAAGTTCGGCAATGAAAAAGTGGAAGCGATACTTGCGCCATCTTTAGGAAGCAATCTGCTTTCGTTTAGGTACAAGCATAAGGATATGGAGGTGCTGCGGACTCCGGATAGTTTGGAAGAGTATAACAAAGCTCCCATTTTATACGGAATGCCAATCCTGTTTCCACCCAATCGAATTGAAGATGGTCAATTTACATATAAGGGGACTGCGTATAAGTTTCCAATCAATGAAATGGAAAAAACCAATCATATTCATGGTTTTTTGCATGACAAGCAGTGGCAAGTCTGCAAAAAGGAAGTGAACGGGAAAGAAATCGTCATTAATACTGAATTTTCAAGCAGTGATTTTGATCTAAAAGGTAGCTTTCCACAAGATATCACTGTGAAAATGTCTTTGTCTTTAAGAGCTGAAACATTGGATATCAAATTGGAAATCACCAACAAGGGCGATAAACCCTTTCCATGGGGAGCAGGTTATCATACTGTATTCAATTTTCCATTTGGACCAGTGAGTAAATTGGAGGATTGCAGAATTTCTCTTCCCGTCAATAAACAATGGGAGTTGAATGAAAGGTCATTGCCCACTGGTGCAATTCATGAAACGGCCAATACATTGGAAATCCAAAACGGTTTTAGCTTGGACGGCCGGCTGTTTGATGACCTATTTGGATATGATGAGGAAAGAGCTCTGGAAAACGAGTGCATTCTCACTGACCAAGAGGCTGGCATAGAGGTCATCTATCATGGCGATCAACATTTTAAGTTTTGGGTATTGTTCAACCAGGAGGGGTTCGTATGTCCTGAACCATATACATGGGTAACGAATGCTCCTAATTTGGATCTGTCTGCAAAATTGACTGGATTGAGGGAGTTAAGCTCAGGGGAAACGGTACAGCTGAGAACTAGATTGGCAATAAACGAAATATAA
- a CDS encoding YezD family protein — translation MEKKEELKIRHIISSLEDLQYGSVIITIHDGEITQVDTTEKKRFPLAKSRAVKAR, via the coding sequence ATGGAAAAGAAAGAAGAATTGAAAATCAGGCATATCATTTCAAGCTTGGAAGATCTGCAATATGGGTCCGTGATAATAACCATACATGATGGTGAAATAACACAGGTGGATACAACCGAGAAGAAACGATTCCCATTAGCGAAGAGCAGGGCCGTTAAAGCCAGATGA
- the cysT gene encoding sulfate ABC transporter permease subunit CysT gives MNIVTEGKQTKKRTIPGFGLTMGFTLLYLSIIVLIPLSMVFLNTFSMGFQDFWATITEPRVLASYKLSFMTALTAAFVNAVFGVLIAWVLTRYEFPGKRIIDGLVDLPFALPTAVAGITLTTLYSPNGWIGQFFSFKVAFTPAGIIIALIFIGLPFVVRMVQPVLENIEKGMEEASASLGANRMQTFIKIIFPELIPAILTGFALSFARALGEYGSVVFIAGNMPFKTEISPLIIMTKLEQYDYEGATAVAAVMLIITFIILFTINILQWWTGKRYSGK, from the coding sequence ATGAATATAGTGACAGAAGGTAAACAGACGAAAAAGAGGACCATACCCGGTTTTGGATTGACGATGGGTTTTACGCTGCTGTATCTCTCCATCATCGTTTTGATCCCGTTATCCATGGTTTTTCTAAACACATTTTCAATGGGGTTCCAGGATTTTTGGGCGACCATAACTGAACCAAGGGTTCTCGCTTCATATAAATTGAGTTTTATGACAGCGTTAACTGCGGCCTTCGTGAACGCAGTTTTTGGTGTGTTAATTGCCTGGGTGCTTACTCGTTATGAGTTTCCAGGCAAACGGATCATCGATGGATTGGTTGATTTGCCTTTTGCCCTCCCGACTGCTGTGGCAGGGATTACTTTGACCACTTTGTATTCACCGAACGGATGGATAGGGCAATTTTTCAGCTTTAAAGTCGCTTTCACTCCTGCGGGGATCATCATCGCCCTAATATTTATCGGTCTTCCATTCGTGGTGCGGATGGTTCAACCGGTGCTTGAAAATATCGAAAAAGGGATGGAAGAAGCATCCGCCTCTTTAGGGGCGAATCGAATGCAGACATTCATTAAAATTATTTTCCCGGAATTGATTCCAGCGATATTGACGGGTTTTGCACTTTCTTTTGCGAGGGCACTTGGAGAGTATGGATCTGTTGTCTTCATTGCCGGAAATATGCCGTTTAAAACGGAGATTTCCCCGCTGATCATCATGACAAAGCTCGAACAGTATGATTATGAGGGTGCAACAGCTGTTGCAGCCGTCATGCTCATTATTACATTTATAATTCTGTTCACCATCAATATCTTACAATGGTGGACCGGCAAAAGATATTCAGGGAAGTAG
- the cysW gene encoding sulfate ABC transporter permease subunit CysW — protein sequence MRNATKEPKSIQWVLISIVLLFLTLFLVVPLIAIFVKAFEKGAEAYFAAITHPDALAAIKLTLIVVLITLPLNAIFGVVAAWTITKYDFKGKNFLITLIDLPFSVSPVIAGLIFVLLFGLHGTLGPLLQSFDIKVIFSIPGIVIASIFITFPFIARELIPLMQSQGTSEEEASLTLGAGGFKTFWYVTLPNIKWGLLYGVILCSARTIGEFGAVSVVSGHIRGMTNTMPLHIEILYNEYQFSAAFAVASLMSIFAIITLIIKSFIEWKTDFKSTKAS from the coding sequence ATGAGAAACGCAACAAAAGAGCCTAAATCCATACAGTGGGTCCTTATTTCCATTGTATTGCTATTTCTGACTTTATTTTTAGTTGTCCCATTAATCGCGATCTTTGTAAAGGCCTTTGAAAAAGGTGCCGAAGCTTATTTTGCGGCCATTACCCATCCTGATGCCTTGGCTGCAATTAAATTAACATTGATCGTTGTCCTCATCACTTTGCCACTCAATGCCATATTTGGTGTAGTTGCTGCGTGGACCATAACAAAATATGATTTTAAGGGAAAAAACTTCTTAATAACATTGATAGATTTGCCTTTTTCCGTTTCACCCGTCATTGCTGGGTTGATTTTTGTCCTTCTGTTTGGCTTACATGGAACACTTGGTCCACTGCTGCAATCCTTTGACATTAAAGTGATTTTTTCAATACCGGGGATTGTCATCGCCTCCATTTTCATTACCTTCCCATTCATTGCGCGTGAATTGATTCCGCTCATGCAAAGTCAGGGGACGTCTGAAGAAGAGGCCTCACTCACGCTGGGTGCGGGAGGGTTTAAGACATTTTGGTATGTGACGCTTCCAAATATAAAATGGGGACTTCTATATGGAGTCATCCTTTGCAGTGCAAGGACAATCGGGGAGTTTGGAGCTGTATCGGTCGTATCGGGCCATATAAGGGGCATGACCAATACGATGCCGCTTCATATTGAAATCTTATACAATGAATATCAATTTTCGGCTGCCTTTGCCGTTGCATCCCTGATGTCCATTTTTGCAATTATAACCTTGATCATTAAAAGTTTCATAGAATGGAAAACGGACTTTAAATCAACCAAAGCGAGTTAG
- a CDS encoding amino acid permease codes for MVNKKWGLLILTTFVIGNMVGGGIFMLPAQLAQVSSPLGATLAWIVTGLGVFLIALVFGNLAIRKPDLKAGPQSYAQSLFKSPAKGRVSGYSMAWGYWAANWAATASVIISFAGYLSTFFPVMHSSKVIYTAGSFQLELGKALTFAVCSIALWGIQAILVRSFNSAGKMNLFATVTKVLGFLFFIIITIFIFDTSNLGNGAEFYDKTGSAISLGDQVNAAAISTLWAFIGIEAAVMLSNRAKSQNDVKKATILGLLIAVAIYIGITLLTMGAISQEELKISQKPLVDALQAVVGSSGTYIMAALAVISLLGSTIGWIVVASEVPYQAAKSDLFPAYFAKSNKNGTPVRSMTITNIMTQIFLFSTISGTILEAYKFSMIVATLAYLIPYLASALYQLKLVMTGETYDIMKGSRVRDGIITILALIYSIWVIKTGTADMNTFILGIALYVFGIVLYPLWMRKKS; via the coding sequence ATGGTAAATAAAAAATGGGGTTTATTGATTTTGACCACATTCGTAATTGGAAATATGGTCGGCGGCGGAATTTTCATGCTCCCTGCTCAATTAGCACAAGTATCCAGTCCATTAGGGGCCACATTGGCATGGATTGTTACTGGACTGGGAGTTTTTCTAATAGCTTTGGTGTTTGGTAACCTTGCAATCCGGAAACCGGATTTGAAGGCTGGACCGCAAAGTTATGCTCAATCATTATTTAAATCTCCTGCTAAAGGAAGGGTTTCAGGGTATAGCATGGCTTGGGGCTATTGGGCTGCGAATTGGGCAGCGACAGCTTCTGTCATCATTTCATTTGCTGGTTACCTATCAACGTTTTTCCCGGTGATGCATAGTTCGAAAGTGATTTATACAGCGGGTTCGTTTCAACTTGAGCTAGGTAAAGCATTAACGTTTGCGGTTTGTTCCATTGCCCTTTGGGGGATTCAGGCAATCTTAGTAAGAAGTTTTAACAGTGCTGGGAAAATGAATCTTTTTGCTACGGTTACCAAAGTGCTTGGATTCTTATTTTTCATCATTATCACGATTTTCATCTTCGATACTTCCAATCTAGGGAACGGAGCCGAATTTTATGATAAGACGGGATCTGCAATCTCTTTAGGTGATCAAGTAAATGCTGCTGCAATTTCAACATTATGGGCCTTCATTGGTATTGAAGCTGCCGTCATGCTTTCAAACCGTGCCAAGTCACAAAATGATGTAAAGAAAGCGACGATTCTTGGTTTACTTATTGCTGTTGCCATTTATATCGGCATTACTTTATTGACGATGGGTGCCATATCACAAGAGGAATTGAAAATATCACAAAAACCACTTGTTGACGCACTACAAGCTGTAGTTGGTTCAAGCGGCACATATATAATGGCTGCTCTTGCCGTCATTTCCTTATTGGGATCTACAATCGGATGGATTGTCGTAGCATCTGAGGTTCCTTACCAGGCAGCGAAATCGGATCTGTTTCCGGCCTATTTTGCGAAATCGAACAAAAATGGCACACCCGTCCGTTCTATGACAATAACAAATATCATGACACAGATATTCTTATTCTCCACTATTTCGGGTACGATTTTGGAAGCATATAAATTCTCAATGATCGTCGCTACACTCGCTTACTTGATCCCGTATCTTGCATCCGCTCTGTATCAATTGAAACTAGTCATGACTGGGGAAACCTATGACATCATGAAAGGCTCAAGGGTACGTGATGGCATTATCACCATCCTTGCATTAATCTACTCGATCTGGGTCATCAAGACAGGTACAGCTGATATGAATACATTCATACTTGGCATTGCCTTATATGTATTCGGAATCGTCCTATACCCGCTCTGGATGAGAAAAAAATCATAA
- a CDS encoding sulfate/molybdate ABC transporter ATP-binding protein, with translation MSIIIENVTKYYGSYQALQNINLEIKSGELVALLGPSGSGKTSLLRIIAGLEQAEYGKILFNEENYTHKHVKDRNVGFVFQHYALFRNMTIFDNIAYGLKVRPKKIRPSKEVIEQKVTELLQLVKLEGYKDRYPSQLSGGQRQRVALARALAVEPNILLLDEPFGALDAKVRKELRRWLRRLHDEFNVTSVFVTHDQEEAMDVADRVVIMNEGKIEQIGTPEEVYDHPENPFVYDFLGSVNLFKGNVHQGKLVTGNVEMNAPGSEDGVGTGYVRAHNFIIERETSEKDSIASIIDHIHTIGPIVRIEVIRQDTNEPLEIELTKEQYLNLEISKGESVFVRPKEMKVFVDYMAGI, from the coding sequence ATGAGTATCATCATTGAAAATGTTACAAAATATTACGGTTCTTATCAAGCACTCCAAAACATCAATTTGGAAATAAAGAGCGGTGAACTCGTAGCCCTTCTTGGCCCTTCTGGATCGGGAAAAACGTCATTACTGCGTATCATCGCGGGTCTTGAACAAGCAGAGTACGGAAAGATCCTCTTCAATGAAGAGAATTACACGCATAAGCATGTAAAAGATAGAAATGTGGGTTTCGTCTTTCAGCATTATGCCCTTTTTCGTAATATGACCATTTTTGATAATATCGCCTATGGATTAAAGGTCCGTCCTAAAAAAATAAGGCCCAGTAAAGAAGTTATTGAACAAAAGGTTACTGAATTGCTTCAGCTCGTCAAGCTGGAAGGATATAAAGATCGTTATCCATCCCAATTATCAGGCGGCCAGCGCCAGCGTGTCGCATTGGCAAGGGCACTTGCGGTTGAACCGAATATCCTTTTGCTTGATGAACCATTCGGGGCATTGGATGCCAAGGTTCGCAAAGAACTTCGGCGTTGGCTAAGAAGGCTTCATGATGAATTCAATGTTACGAGTGTGTTCGTGACGCATGATCAGGAAGAGGCGATGGATGTTGCTGATCGGGTCGTAATCATGAATGAAGGGAAAATTGAACAGATTGGAACTCCGGAAGAAGTATATGATCACCCGGAAAATCCCTTTGTTTATGATTTTCTCGGCAGTGTCAATCTTTTCAAAGGCAATGTTCATCAAGGTAAATTGGTAACTGGGAATGTGGAAATGAATGCCCCGGGCAGCGAAGATGGTGTGGGCACTGGTTATGTAAGGGCTCATAACTTTATCATAGAAAGAGAAACATCCGAAAAGGATTCGATTGCATCCATAATTGACCACATCCATACAATTGGCCCCATCGTCCGGATAGAAGTCATTCGTCAGGATACAAACGAACCGCTGGAAATCGAACTGACGAAAGAACAATATTTGAATCTGGAGATAAGCAAAGGCGAAAGTGTATTTGTTCGACCAAAAGAAATGAAGGTTTTTGTCGACTATATGGCTGGAATTTAA
- a CDS encoding NlpC/P60 family protein, with the protein MSLKKKLIVLNTTIMLGLGSAFAIPSVKAESISDIQSQRTGIQSDISEAEQVIQELKKEQTKMNSQIAQIESAMKENDQKIKDTKQEIKDTEKDIDSLKKEIKALEERIAKREEVLKERALSFQESGGDVEYLEVVLGSKNFGEFVNRVGAVATIVEADQQILSEQEADKADLEKKQETVEKKLQSLKDMEVELKGMQSQIEDQKAETVNMKAKIEKKESETEALKQSLENKDAGLEAQIASIRENIKKEEERKASEKADLDRAAEEVNSSNSSSEESSSSSKAESSASGSSKGESSSNSSKNSSADKPAAASKPAASKTETSSKPSSANTGSAITAGYKYIGNSTYKFGGGRTASDIANGLFDCSGFVAWAYKQAGVNLPASTGALTSAGRQVSKSQIQPGDLVFFNTYKTDGHVGIYVGGGKFIGSQSSTGVAIANMESGYWAGKFNGRVVRVN; encoded by the coding sequence ATGAGTTTGAAGAAAAAACTTATCGTATTGAACACGACAATTATGCTTGGATTAGGGAGCGCTTTTGCCATACCATCTGTAAAAGCTGAATCTATCTCGGATATTCAATCGCAACGCACAGGAATACAATCAGATATTTCAGAGGCAGAACAAGTTATTCAGGAATTGAAAAAAGAACAAACGAAAATGAATTCCCAAATTGCCCAGATAGAATCGGCAATGAAAGAAAATGACCAAAAAATCAAAGATACTAAACAAGAAATTAAAGACACCGAAAAAGATATAGATTCTTTAAAGAAAGAAATTAAAGCCTTGGAAGAAAGAATCGCAAAACGCGAGGAAGTCTTGAAAGAGCGCGCCCTTTCATTCCAAGAGAGCGGCGGGGACGTTGAGTACCTAGAAGTTGTTTTAGGTTCTAAAAACTTTGGTGAATTCGTTAATCGTGTGGGAGCGGTAGCCACTATCGTGGAAGCTGACCAACAGATTCTTAGCGAGCAGGAAGCGGATAAAGCTGACTTAGAAAAAAAACAAGAGACTGTTGAGAAAAAATTGCAAAGCCTTAAGGATATGGAAGTAGAGCTGAAAGGCATGCAATCTCAAATTGAAGATCAAAAAGCTGAAACAGTCAATATGAAGGCAAAGATTGAAAAGAAAGAATCGGAAACAGAGGCACTTAAACAATCTTTAGAAAATAAAGATGCTGGTTTAGAAGCACAAATAGCTTCCATTCGTGAAAATATCAAAAAAGAGGAAGAACGTAAGGCATCAGAGAAAGCTGATCTTGACCGTGCTGCTGAAGAAGTGAATTCTTCAAATTCTTCTAGTGAAGAATCATCAAGTTCTTCTAAAGCTGAATCGTCAGCATCTGGTTCGTCTAAAGGTGAATCATCTTCAAATTCATCTAAAAACAGTTCTGCTGATAAACCTGCAGCAGCTAGTAAGCCTGCAGCTAGTAAAACTGAAACTTCAAGTAAGCCAAGCAGTGCAAATACAGGCTCTGCAATTACAGCAGGTTATAAATATATCGGTAACTCCACATATAAATTTGGTGGCGGAAGAACGGCATCCGATATTGCTAACGGTTTATTCGATTGTTCAGGATTCGTTGCATGGGCTTATAAACAAGCTGGTGTGAACCTTCCAGCCAGTACGGGTGCATTGACAAGTGCAGGACGTCAAGTTTCTAAGAGTCAAATACAACCTGGAGATTTAGTGTTTTTCAATACCTATAAAACTGATGGCCATGTCGGTATTTATGTCGGTGGCGGCAAATTTATAGGTTCCCAAAGTTCAACAGGTGTTGCAATCGCGAATATGGAAAGTGGATATTGGGCAGGTAAATTCAACGGCCGTGTCGTTCGTGTAAACTAA
- a CDS encoding serine hydrolase: protein MTLQTIEHDILALIEAFNGKIAYKIENGLGDTIGYHENESFQSASLIKIPMIIEGYRQSEQKKIYLNQPVTIPPNEVTGGSGVLHVLSNKVFLTVEDLLTLMITVSDNTSTNMMMNLLGFEEINQCIKELGLKNTVLERKMQDFKALKEGRDNTISAEDTITCLKAIHTGNFLMKESQERILRVFDNQQLRDKLPSLMGRGVKIASKTGGIRGVAHDCAIIRSETQTVYAAVLTEDIKSEEESRQVISKIGKLIYDDIVAE from the coding sequence ATGACCTTACAAACTATAGAACATGATATCTTGGCATTAATTGAAGCATTTAATGGGAAAATCGCATATAAAATTGAAAATGGTCTTGGGGACACGATTGGATATCACGAGAATGAATCCTTTCAATCAGCGAGTTTGATCAAAATACCAATGATCATCGAAGGTTATCGTCAAAGTGAACAAAAGAAGATCTATTTGAATCAACCAGTGACCATCCCGCCTAATGAAGTGACTGGGGGATCTGGGGTCCTGCATGTCTTATCGAATAAGGTATTTTTAACCGTAGAGGATTTATTGACATTGATGATAACTGTTTCCGACAATACATCCACGAATATGATGATGAACCTGTTGGGCTTTGAGGAAATCAATCAATGCATCAAGGAACTTGGTTTGAAAAATACTGTCCTTGAACGAAAAATGCAGGATTTTAAGGCATTAAAAGAAGGGCGCGACAATACCATATCGGCTGAAGATACGATTACCTGTTTAAAAGCCATACATACAGGAAACTTTTTAATGAAAGAAAGTCAGGAAAGAATATTGCGTGTATTTGACAATCAGCAATTAAGGGATAAACTTCCATCACTGATGGGCAGAGGGGTCAAGATAGCAAGCAAAACGGGCGGAATTCGGGGAGTTGCCCATGATTGTGCAATCATTCGTTCAGAAACACAAACTGTTTATGCTGCAGTTCTTACTGAAGATATAAAATCAGAGGAAGAAAGCCGTCAAGTAATCAGTAAAATAGGAAAATTGATATATGATGATATAGTCGCAGAATAA